In Burkholderia gladioli, a genomic segment contains:
- the gshB gene encoding glutathione synthase — MDILFIADPLDRFRIYKDSTYAMMAEAARRGHTIHACEPQQLAWTGSSVEADVRRVTIVGDTADLHRDTWFEAGAAESRALTSFGAVLMRKDPPFDMEYVTSTWLLEMAERAGARIVNRPQAIRDHSEKLAIGEFPQFVAPTLVTRDVARLRAFHAEHGDVIVKPLDGMGGMGVFRVKADGMNLGSIVEMLGEDGRRSLMIQKFIPEIKAGDKRILLIGGEPVPYSLARIPQGNEVRGNLAAGGVGVAQPLTERDREIAAALGPVLAARGLLLVGLDAIGDWLTEVNVTSPTCFREIMEQTGFDVAAMFVDALERAVG, encoded by the coding sequence ATGGACATTCTCTTTATCGCCGACCCGCTCGATCGTTTCCGGATCTACAAGGATTCGACCTACGCGATGATGGCCGAGGCGGCGCGGCGCGGGCACACGATCCATGCCTGCGAGCCGCAGCAGCTGGCCTGGACCGGCAGCTCGGTGGAGGCCGACGTGCGGCGCGTGACGATCGTCGGCGACACGGCGGACCTCCATCGCGACACCTGGTTCGAGGCCGGCGCGGCCGAGTCGCGCGCGCTGACGTCCTTCGGCGCGGTGCTGATGCGCAAGGATCCGCCCTTCGACATGGAGTACGTGACCTCCACCTGGCTGCTGGAGATGGCCGAGCGCGCCGGGGCGAGGATCGTCAATCGCCCGCAGGCGATCCGCGATCATTCGGAGAAGCTCGCGATCGGCGAATTCCCGCAGTTCGTGGCGCCGACCCTGGTCACGCGCGACGTGGCGCGGCTGCGTGCCTTCCACGCCGAACACGGCGACGTGATCGTCAAGCCGCTCGACGGCATGGGCGGGATGGGCGTGTTCCGCGTCAAGGCCGACGGCATGAACCTGGGTTCGATCGTCGAGATGCTCGGTGAGGACGGCCGCCGCTCGCTGATGATCCAGAAGTTCATTCCCGAGATCAAGGCGGGCGACAAGCGCATCCTGCTGATCGGCGGCGAGCCGGTGCCGTATTCGCTGGCGCGGATCCCGCAAGGCAACGAGGTGCGCGGCAACCTGGCCGCCGGCGGCGTGGGCGTGGCCCAGCCGCTCACCGAGCGCGATCGCGAGATCGCCGCCGCGCTCGGGCCGGTGCTGGCCGCGCGCGGCCTGCTGCTGGTCGGGCTCGACGCGATCGGCGACTGGCTCACCGAGGTCAACGTGACCAGCCCGACCTGCTTCCGCGAGATCATGGAGCAGACCGGCTTCGACGTGGCGGCGATGTTCGTCGACGCGCTGGAGCGCGCGGTCGGCTGA
- the gshA gene encoding glutamate--cysteine ligase → MVPHLVTALNGPLLELERKILDATPAIERWFRLEWQEHTPPFYCSVDLRNAGFKLAPVDANLFPGSFNNLPPEVLPLAVQAAMAAIEKICPDAKGLLVIPELPTRNAFYLENVARLATIMRQAGLNVRFGSLDPSVTDVTPITLADGQKIVLEPLERSQRRLGLKNFDPCSILLNNDLSGGIPDVLENLHEQYLLPPLHAGWAVRRKSTHFACYDDVAKKFAKMVGVDPWMVNPYFAHVGGIDWQAGNGGEALADAIDAVLKKIARKYREYGISEKPYVVVKADAGTAGRGVMTVHDASEIGGMTKLERAQMSETKAGLPVSDVIVQEGVYTFERIGDDVAEPVVYMIDRYVVGGFYRTHSARERDQNLNAPGMHYVPLGFEHTALPDAHAKPGAAPPNRFYMYGVVGRLGLLASSIELEKTDPEAIQV, encoded by the coding sequence ATGGTTCCCCACCTCGTTACGGCGTTAAACGGTCCGCTGCTCGAGCTGGAGCGGAAAATCCTCGACGCGACGCCGGCGATCGAACGCTGGTTCCGCCTCGAGTGGCAGGAACACACGCCGCCGTTCTATTGTTCGGTCGACCTGCGTAACGCCGGCTTCAAGCTCGCGCCTGTCGATGCCAATCTGTTTCCCGGCAGTTTCAACAATCTGCCGCCGGAAGTGCTGCCGCTCGCCGTGCAGGCGGCGATGGCCGCGATTGAAAAAATTTGCCCGGATGCGAAAGGATTGCTCGTCATCCCGGAGCTGCCCACGCGCAATGCCTTCTATCTCGAGAACGTCGCGCGGCTGGCCACCATCATGCGCCAGGCCGGGCTCAACGTGCGTTTCGGCTCGCTCGACCCGAGCGTGACCGATGTCACGCCGATCACGCTCGCCGATGGCCAGAAGATCGTGCTCGAGCCGCTCGAGCGCTCGCAGCGCCGCCTGGGCCTGAAGAACTTCGATCCCTGCTCGATCCTGCTCAACAACGACCTGTCGGGCGGGATTCCGGACGTGCTGGAGAACCTGCACGAGCAGTACCTGCTGCCGCCGCTGCACGCGGGCTGGGCGGTGCGTCGCAAGTCGACCCACTTCGCCTGCTACGACGACGTGGCCAAGAAGTTCGCGAAGATGGTCGGCGTCGATCCCTGGATGGTGAATCCCTATTTCGCCCACGTGGGCGGCATCGACTGGCAGGCCGGCAACGGCGGCGAGGCGCTGGCCGACGCGATCGACGCGGTGCTCAAGAAGATCGCGCGCAAGTATCGCGAATACGGCATCAGCGAGAAGCCCTACGTGGTGGTGAAGGCCGACGCGGGCACCGCGGGCCGCGGCGTGATGACCGTGCACGATGCTTCCGAGATCGGCGGCATGACCAAGCTCGAGCGCGCCCAGATGTCCGAGACCAAGGCCGGGCTGCCGGTCAGCGACGTGATCGTGCAGGAAGGCGTGTATACCTTCGAGCGGATCGGCGACGACGTGGCCGAGCCGGTGGTGTACATGATCGACCGCTACGTGGTGGGCGGCTTCTACCGCACCCACTCGGCGCGCGAACGCGACCAGAACCTCAACGCGCCGGGCATGCACTACGTGCCGCTCGGCTTCGAGCACACCGCCCTGCCGGACGCGCACGCCAAGCCGGGCGCCGCGCCGCCGAACCGCTTCTACATGTATGGCGTGGTCGGCCGGCTCGGCCTGCTCGCCTCCTCGATCGAGCTCGAGAAGACCGATCCCGAGGCGATCCAGGTCTGA
- a CDS encoding ammonium transporter — MRKFLMSLLMAGSLVATGIGAAMADDASSAPAAASAAVASDTTASAPAAASAAPAPAAASAATDASAAAAPASGASAAAAPAAPTAPVSVDSSKINSGDTAWMLTSTALVLFMTIPGLALFYGGMVRKKNVLATVMQSFAITALITVLWTVVGYSLAFTPGSGFIGGFSRVLLSGMAYVKGDTATTLTVSHLATTIPESVYCVFQMTFAIITPALICGAFADRMKFSAMLVFMTIWSLVVYVPIAHMVWEPTGWLASDGVLDFAGGTVVHINAGIAGLVAALVLGKRVGYGREAMAPHNLVLTLIGASMLWVGWFGFNAGSAVAADGRAGFAMLTTQIATACAALGWMFAEWIAKGKPSVLGIVSGAVAGLVAITPAAGFVGVGGALVIGIAAGVVCFWSATWLKIKLGYDDSLDAFGVHGVGGILGALLTGVFAVKDIGGFDGSLLVQAKGVAITLLYSGIVTFIILKVIDMVMGLRVTEEEEREGLDVILHGEHVE, encoded by the coding sequence ATGCGCAAATTTTTGATGTCATTGCTGATGGCCGGCTCGCTGGTGGCGACCGGGATCGGCGCCGCGATGGCCGACGACGCCTCGTCCGCCCCCGCCGCAGCCTCGGCTGCCGTGGCCTCCGATACCACGGCCAGCGCGCCGGCGGCCGCCAGCGCGGCACCTGCTCCGGCCGCCGCTTCCGCGGCCACCGACGCGAGCGCCGCCGCCGCCCCGGCTTCGGGTGCCTCGGCCGCCGCCGCGCCCGCCGCACCGACCGCGCCCGTCTCGGTCGATTCCTCGAAGATCAACTCGGGCGATACCGCCTGGATGCTGACCTCCACCGCGCTCGTGCTGTTCATGACGATCCCGGGCCTGGCGCTGTTCTACGGCGGCATGGTGCGCAAGAAGAACGTGCTGGCCACGGTGATGCAGAGCTTCGCGATCACCGCGCTGATCACGGTGCTCTGGACGGTGGTCGGCTACAGCCTCGCGTTCACGCCGGGCAGCGGCTTCATCGGCGGCTTCTCGCGGGTGCTGCTCTCGGGCATGGCCTACGTGAAGGGCGATACGGCCACCACGCTGACCGTCAGCCACCTGGCCACGACCATCCCGGAATCGGTCTACTGCGTGTTCCAGATGACCTTCGCGATCATCACGCCGGCCCTGATCTGCGGCGCCTTCGCTGACCGCATGAAGTTCTCGGCGATGCTGGTGTTCATGACGATCTGGTCGCTGGTGGTCTACGTGCCGATCGCGCACATGGTCTGGGAGCCGACCGGCTGGCTGGCTTCGGACGGCGTGCTCGACTTCGCGGGCGGCACCGTGGTGCACATCAACGCCGGTATCGCCGGCCTGGTCGCGGCCCTGGTGCTGGGCAAGCGCGTCGGCTACGGCCGCGAGGCGATGGCCCCGCACAACCTGGTGCTGACGCTGATCGGTGCCTCGATGCTGTGGGTGGGCTGGTTCGGCTTCAACGCGGGTTCCGCGGTGGCCGCCGACGGCCGTGCCGGCTTCGCCATGCTGACCACCCAGATCGCCACGGCCTGCGCGGCGCTGGGCTGGATGTTCGCGGAGTGGATCGCCAAGGGCAAGCCCTCGGTGCTGGGCATCGTCTCCGGCGCGGTCGCCGGCCTGGTGGCGATCACCCCGGCAGCCGGCTTCGTCGGCGTGGGCGGCGCACTGGTGATCGGCATCGCCGCCGGCGTGGTCTGCTTCTGGTCGGCCACCTGGCTCAAGATCAAGCTCGGCTACGACGACTCGCTCGACGCATTCGGCGTGCACGGCGTCGGCGGTATCCTCGGCGCCCTGCTGACCGGCGTGTTCGCGGTCAAGGACATCGGCGGCTTCGACGGCAGCCTGCTGGTGCAGGCCAAGGGCGTGGCGATCACGCTGCTGTACAGCGGCATCGTGACCTTCATCATCCTGAAGGTGATCGACATGGTGATGGGCCTGCGCGTCACGGAAGAAGAGGAGCGCGAAGGCCTGGACGTGATCCTGCACGGCGAACACGTCGAGTAA
- a CDS encoding P-II family nitrogen regulator: MKLITAIIKPFKLDETREALSALGVSGITVTEVKGFGRQKGHTELYRGAEYVVGFLPKMKIEAAVSDDLVDQAVEAIERAARTGKIGDGKIFVTPIEQVIRIRTGETGADAL, from the coding sequence ATGAAACTGATTACCGCAATCATCAAGCCGTTCAAGCTCGATGAGACGCGCGAGGCGCTCTCGGCGCTCGGCGTCTCGGGCATCACGGTGACGGAGGTGAAGGGCTTCGGCCGCCAGAAGGGCCATACCGAGCTCTATCGCGGCGCCGAATACGTCGTCGGTTTCCTGCCGAAGATGAAGATCGAGGCCGCCGTGTCCGACGACCTGGTCGACCAGGCGGTCGAGGCGATCGAGCGGGCGGCCCGCACGGGGAAGATCGGCGACGGCAAGATCTTCGTCACGCCGATCGAACAGGTTATCCGGATTCGCACCGGGGAGACGGGCGCCGACGCCCTGTAA
- a CDS encoding accessory factor UbiK family protein, whose protein sequence is MKQPSDVFNDLQSRVSDLLKNSPAKDVERNVKAMLTQGFSKLDLVTREEFDTQTQVLARTRARLEELERRVADLERKLNERPSGL, encoded by the coding sequence ATGAAACAACCCAGCGACGTTTTCAACGATCTGCAGTCGCGCGTCAGCGATCTGCTGAAGAATTCGCCGGCCAAGGATGTCGAACGCAACGTCAAGGCCATGCTCACCCAGGGCTTCTCGAAGCTCGACCTGGTGACGCGCGAGGAATTCGACACCCAGACCCAGGTGCTGGCCCGCACCCGCGCGCGCCTCGAGGAGCTCGAGCGCCGCGTCGCCGATCTCGAACGCAAGCTCAACGAGCGCCCCTCGGGCCTCTGA
- a CDS encoding recombinase family protein codes for MSKPRAYSYLRFSTPEQLKGDSYRRQTTMALEYATRKGLALDQDLTFEDLGVSAFRGTNAEAGRLAEFLEAVRAGLVPRGSYLLVEALDRLSRLSPRKAVRVLEDIVEEGITVVTLNDGREYTSANLDDDPTSLLIAIVLFMRANEESATKSRRLSAAWEGKRQRVEDRPLTAITPAWVSLNEASGKLELVPERAAIVQRIFDMYAAGIGYALIAETFNREGIPCFGRARHWHRTYIRKILVNDAVIGIFTPHRIVHEGGKKIRLPLEKVPGYFPLVISEDLFTKAQSQLNGNAGPAPKHRGAVISNLIAGLARCPICGSTMTRVMKGAGPKSGKPKLVCTKAKAGAGCQYHTVPLDSVETAVISNASYVTGTVPSGRDGLDSDLDAAEVRIEATQDEIENLLRALAVTPSTAIAERIKDLEVSLEALRTERDGLADQLMAANGPLLAKRVEELRQALEAAPLDRAKANAALRVLLSSVTVDYDSGKLLFQWKHGGETEVIYSMPREVR; via the coding sequence ATGTCCAAGCCGCGCGCCTACTCCTACCTACGCTTCTCCACCCCTGAGCAACTCAAGGGGGATTCCTATCGCCGTCAAACGACGATGGCACTGGAGTACGCGACAAGGAAGGGCCTAGCACTCGATCAAGACCTCACCTTTGAGGACCTGGGTGTGTCCGCATTTCGGGGCACAAATGCTGAAGCGGGACGCCTAGCGGAATTCCTAGAGGCCGTCCGAGCTGGGCTTGTCCCGCGAGGGTCCTATCTGCTTGTCGAGGCGCTGGACCGACTTTCGCGTCTGTCACCCCGGAAAGCTGTTCGGGTGTTGGAAGACATCGTAGAGGAGGGTATCACTGTCGTGACCCTCAATGACGGCCGGGAGTACACCTCTGCGAATCTTGACGATGATCCTACCTCGCTCCTCATCGCCATTGTCCTGTTCATGCGCGCGAACGAGGAATCCGCTACGAAGAGCCGCCGCCTAAGCGCTGCCTGGGAAGGGAAACGACAGAGGGTTGAGGATAGGCCCCTTACCGCCATAACGCCCGCTTGGGTGTCCCTCAATGAGGCCAGCGGAAAGCTAGAGCTAGTCCCGGAGCGCGCAGCGATCGTGCAACGCATCTTTGATATGTACGCTGCTGGCATTGGGTATGCCCTTATCGCAGAGACATTCAACCGGGAAGGTATTCCATGCTTCGGGCGCGCGCGGCATTGGCACCGGACATACATCCGGAAAATTTTGGTCAATGATGCCGTCATCGGCATTTTCACCCCGCACCGGATCGTGCATGAGGGTGGAAAGAAAATCCGTTTGCCGCTCGAAAAAGTCCCTGGATACTTCCCTTTAGTGATATCTGAGGACCTATTCACCAAGGCTCAATCACAACTCAATGGCAATGCTGGACCAGCACCCAAGCATCGCGGCGCGGTCATATCGAACTTAATTGCTGGTCTCGCTCGATGCCCAATTTGTGGGAGCACAATGACGCGCGTAATGAAAGGCGCGGGACCGAAGAGCGGCAAACCGAAGCTCGTATGCACCAAGGCAAAGGCCGGCGCTGGCTGTCAGTATCATACGGTCCCGCTGGATAGCGTAGAAACGGCGGTTATCTCCAATGCTAGCTATGTCACCGGCACGGTGCCGAGTGGGCGGGATGGCCTGGATTCAGACCTAGATGCGGCAGAGGTCCGGATTGAAGCTACGCAGGACGAGATTGAAAACCTGCTTCGTGCCCTTGCTGTCACTCCATCTACCGCTATTGCCGAGCGTATCAAGGACCTGGAAGTATCCTTGGAGGCACTCCGGACGGAGCGTGATGGCCTCGCGGATCAGCTAATGGCAGCTAATGGCCCCCTTCTGGCAAAGAGGGTCGAGGAGCTTCGGCAAGCATTGGAGGCCGCCCCACTCGATAGGGCAAAGGCTAATGCTGCTCTTCGCGTGCTGCTCTCCTCCGTGACTGTCGATTACGACAGTGGAAAGCTGCTGTTTCAGTGGAAACACGGAGGAGAGACTGAGGTGATCTACTCGATGCCTCGTGAGGTCAGATGA
- a CDS encoding recombinase family protein, which produces MNGKRVGYIRVSSLDQNTERQLDGVTLDRTFTDKASGKDTNRPQLEEALRFLREGDTFIVHSMDRLARNTEDLLRMVRELTAKHVSVEFVKERLTFSGQSDDPMATLMMTMLGGFAQFERALIRERQREGIAIAKEKGVYKGRKKALSPEQVSELRQRASDGEPKATIARDLGISRETLYQYLKAA; this is translated from the coding sequence ATGAACGGCAAGCGAGTAGGCTACATCCGGGTGAGCAGCCTCGACCAAAACACCGAGCGCCAGTTAGACGGCGTGACGTTGGATCGGACGTTCACAGACAAGGCCAGCGGCAAGGACACCAACAGGCCCCAGCTAGAGGAAGCCCTCCGGTTTCTCCGAGAGGGCGACACCTTTATCGTCCACAGCATGGATCGCTTGGCCCGGAATACAGAGGACCTACTCCGCATGGTGCGGGAGTTGACTGCCAAGCATGTGAGTGTGGAGTTCGTGAAAGAGCGGCTCACCTTCAGCGGCCAGAGCGATGACCCTATGGCAACCTTGATGATGACCATGCTTGGCGGCTTCGCCCAGTTCGAGCGGGCATTGATCCGGGAGCGACAGCGCGAGGGCATCGCGATTGCCAAGGAGAAGGGAGTCTACAAGGGACGCAAGAAGGCACTAAGCCCCGAGCAGGTTTCCGAGCTTCGCCAGCGGGCGTCCGACGGGGAACCGAAGGCGACCATTGCCCGAGACCTTGGTATTAGCCGGGAGACGCTCTACCAGTACCTCAAGGCCGCTTGA
- a CDS encoding TlpA disulfide reductase family protein yields the protein MSPAPASSSRRASPLRYVVLAAVAVAIAVAGYFALNGKSSVPDATFTLLSGQKVSTSSDLKGKVYLVNFWATSCETCMKEMPQMVQTYNRFKGQGLEFVAVAMNYDSPMYVANYTQTRQLPFKVAFDDGSIAKQFGNVQLTPTTFVVDKDGKILKRYVGEPQFAELDQLLQKALGSNA from the coding sequence ATGAGCCCAGCCCCCGCTTCCTCCAGCCGCCGCGCCAGCCCGCTGCGCTATGTCGTGCTCGCCGCCGTCGCGGTGGCGATCGCCGTCGCCGGTTATTTCGCGCTGAACGGCAAGTCAAGCGTGCCCGACGCCACCTTCACCCTGCTCTCGGGCCAGAAGGTCTCCACCAGCTCGGACCTGAAGGGCAAGGTCTACCTGGTCAATTTCTGGGCGACCAGCTGCGAGACCTGCATGAAGGAAATGCCGCAGATGGTCCAGACCTACAACCGCTTCAAGGGCCAGGGGCTCGAATTCGTCGCCGTGGCGATGAACTATGATTCGCCGATGTACGTGGCAAACTACACGCAGACGCGCCAGTTGCCGTTCAAGGTCGCCTTCGACGACGGCTCGATCGCCAAGCAGTTCGGCAACGTCCAGCTCACGCCCACCACCTTCGTGGTCGACAAGGACGGCAAGATCCTCAAGCGCTATGTCGGCGAGCCGCAGTTCGCCGAGCTCGACCAACTGCTGCAGAAGGCGCTCGGCAGCAACGCCTGA
- a CDS encoding sigma-54-dependent transcriptional regulator yields MANRLQVIYIEDDELVRRAAVQSLQLAGFEVAGFGSAEAAEKAILGERVGAVVSDIRLPGASGLELLAQCRERAAEVPVILVTGHGDITMAVQAMRDGAYDFIEKPFATERLIETVRRAIERRELVLENLALRRELAVQGVVAPRIIGRSPAIEQVRRLIANVAPTDASVLINGDTGAGKELIARSLHEMSPRRDKPFIAVNCGALPEPMFESEMFGYEPGAFTGAAKRRVGKLEYASGGTLFLDEIESMPLALQVKLLRVLQDGVLERLGSNQPIRVNCRVVAAAKGDMSEHVAAGTFRQDLLYRLNVVTIALPPLAERREDIVPLFEHFMLDAAVRYNRPAPHLTDRQRESLMQRDWPGNVRELRNAADRFVLGVTEGVVEPAGGAEAREAAGAEQSLKERVEQFERAVIADTLTLTGGAVAATADRLHVGKATLYEKIKRYGLSTKGENER; encoded by the coding sequence ATGGCGAACCGCCTGCAGGTTATCTATATCGAAGACGACGAACTGGTGCGCCGCGCCGCCGTGCAGAGCCTGCAGCTCGCCGGCTTCGAGGTGGCCGGCTTCGGCTCGGCCGAGGCCGCCGAGAAGGCGATCCTCGGCGAGCGCGTCGGCGCGGTGGTGTCCGACATCCGCCTGCCCGGCGCCAGCGGCCTGGAGCTGCTGGCGCAGTGCCGCGAGCGCGCCGCCGAGGTGCCGGTGATCCTGGTCACCGGCCATGGCGACATCACCATGGCGGTGCAGGCGATGCGCGACGGCGCTTACGACTTCATCGAGAAGCCCTTCGCCACCGAGCGCCTGATCGAGACCGTGCGCCGCGCCATCGAGCGGCGCGAGCTGGTGCTGGAGAACCTCGCGCTGCGTCGCGAGCTGGCGGTGCAGGGCGTGGTGGCGCCGCGCATCATCGGCCGCAGCCCGGCGATCGAGCAGGTGCGCCGGCTGATCGCCAACGTCGCGCCGACCGACGCCTCGGTGCTGATCAACGGCGACACCGGCGCCGGCAAGGAACTGATCGCGCGCAGCCTGCACGAGATGTCGCCGCGCCGCGACAAGCCCTTCATCGCCGTCAACTGCGGGGCGCTGCCCGAGCCGATGTTCGAGTCCGAGATGTTCGGCTACGAGCCCGGCGCCTTCACCGGCGCGGCCAAGCGGCGGGTCGGCAAGCTCGAATACGCCTCGGGCGGCACGCTGTTCCTCGACGAGATCGAGAGCATGCCGCTCGCGCTGCAGGTGAAGCTGCTGCGCGTGCTGCAGGACGGCGTGCTGGAGCGGCTCGGCTCGAACCAGCCGATTCGCGTCAACTGCCGCGTGGTGGCCGCCGCCAAGGGCGACATGAGCGAGCACGTGGCGGCCGGCACCTTCCGCCAGGATCTGCTCTATCGCCTGAACGTGGTGACTATCGCGCTGCCGCCGCTGGCCGAGCGCCGCGAGGACATCGTGCCGCTGTTCGAGCACTTCATGCTCGATGCGGCGGTGCGCTACAACCGCCCGGCGCCGCACCTGACCGACCGGCAGCGCGAGAGCCTGATGCAGCGCGACTGGCCCGGCAACGTGCGCGAGCTGCGCAACGCCGCCGACCGTTTCGTGCTGGGCGTGACCGAGGGCGTGGTGGAGCCGGCCGGCGGCGCCGAGGCGCGCGAGGCGGCCGGCGCGGAGCAGTCGCTGAAGGAGCGCGTCGAGCAGTTCGAGCGCGCGGTGATCGCCGACACGCTCACGCTCACGGGCGGCGCGGTGGCCGCCACGGCCGACCGGCTGCATGTCGGCAAAGCCACGCTCTACGAGAAGATCAAGCGCTACGGGCTATCGACCAAGGGCGAGAACGAGCGCTGA
- a CDS encoding sensor histidine kinase — translation MKQEAAAREKPPLRGGAGTGGARAFERAGPASIGAGGYATIGDSHFPETANVKRRLLVLLVLVALLAAACALTWTITWQRGIDELRRNAGVRVDRTTSALKSTLDRYESLPYLLGGHPFVQDVLANVDTPGYVERANRYLEDLNRHAHATTTYIIGADGRCVAASNWRDPDSFVGMEYRFRPYFIDAIKGGVGRFFGIGTVSHDPGYYISQPVRREGRIVGVAVVKLNLEWFQGADASEPLVVADDHGVIFLSSVPAWKYHTLKPLTGSVADSIYATRQYAQQPVTPVPIRVERVLGPGAEIVRIGAGMRAPRYLATQRRLGEPDWQLVTLAPIEPVDTDARNATVVTGFGVVSIFLLAFYWRMRRARVKEMIRGRALLQNAYAELNQRVAERTADLSQANEQLQKEVGDRIRAELELRAAHDELVQASKLAALGQMAAGITHELNQPLAALRSFSDNTRVLLERGEQAAARDNLEAIASLTERMGKITNQLKLFVGRARPRNERAQVARALRNVVSLLRERLQAVNLEVELDDALHPGQGPVPLDASLEYADLVAICEDLRLEQILINLLGNALDAVAGVAAPRILVSIEANPGTIVITVADNGPGVPPELLPRLFEPFFTTKEMGRGLGLGLAISSSIASDAGGSLQARNAPEGGAVFVLTLRRARTHHPQSFATGR, via the coding sequence GTGAAGCAGGAAGCAGCGGCGCGCGAGAAGCCGCCGCTGCGCGGCGGGGCCGGCACCGGCGGCGCGAGAGCGTTCGAGCGGGCCGGCCCCGCATCGATTGGCGCGGGCGGCTATGCCACAATAGGCGATTCCCATTTTCCGGAAACCGCGAACGTGAAGCGCCGCCTGCTCGTTCTGCTCGTGCTCGTCGCGCTGCTGGCCGCCGCCTGCGCGCTGACCTGGACGATCACCTGGCAGCGCGGCATCGACGAGCTGCGCCGCAACGCGGGCGTGCGCGTCGATCGCACCACCAGCGCGCTCAAGAGCACGCTGGACCGCTACGAATCGCTGCCCTACCTGCTGGGCGGCCATCCCTTCGTGCAGGACGTGCTGGCCAACGTCGACACGCCGGGCTACGTGGAGCGGGCCAACCGCTACCTCGAGGACCTGAACCGGCACGCGCACGCCACCACCACCTACATCATCGGTGCCGACGGGCGCTGCGTGGCGGCCAGCAACTGGCGCGACCCCGACAGCTTCGTCGGCATGGAATACCGCTTCCGGCCTTACTTCATCGACGCCATCAAGGGCGGGGTGGGCCGCTTCTTCGGGATCGGCACGGTCTCGCACGATCCCGGCTACTACATCTCGCAGCCGGTGCGGCGCGAGGGGCGCATCGTCGGCGTGGCGGTGGTCAAGCTCAACCTCGAATGGTTCCAGGGCGCCGACGCCTCCGAGCCGCTGGTGGTGGCCGACGATCACGGCGTGATCTTCCTGTCCTCGGTGCCGGCCTGGAAATACCACACGCTCAAGCCGCTCACCGGCAGCGTCGCCGATTCGATCTACGCCACGCGCCAGTACGCGCAGCAGCCGGTCACGCCGGTGCCGATCCGGGTCGAGCGCGTGCTCGGCCCGGGCGCCGAGATCGTGCGGATCGGCGCCGGCATGCGCGCGCCGCGCTACCTGGCCACCCAACGCCGGCTCGGCGAACCCGACTGGCAACTGGTCACGCTCGCGCCGATCGAGCCGGTCGACACCGACGCGCGCAACGCCACCGTGGTGACCGGCTTCGGCGTGGTCTCGATCTTCCTGCTGGCCTTCTACTGGCGCATGCGCCGCGCGCGCGTCAAGGAGATGATCCGCGGCCGCGCGCTGCTGCAGAACGCCTACGCGGAGCTGAACCAGCGCGTGGCCGAGCGCACCGCCGATCTCTCGCAGGCCAACGAGCAGTTGCAGAAGGAGGTCGGCGACCGGATCCGCGCCGAGCTGGAGCTGCGCGCCGCCCATGACGAGCTGGTGCAGGCCAGCAAGCTGGCCGCGCTCGGCCAGATGGCGGCCGGCATCACCCACGAGCTGAACCAGCCGCTGGCGGCGCTGCGCAGCTTCTCCGACAACACGCGGGTGCTGCTCGAACGCGGCGAGCAGGCCGCCGCGCGCGACAACCTGGAGGCGATCGCCTCGCTGACCGAGCGCATGGGCAAGATCACCAACCAGCTCAAGCTGTTCGTGGGCCGCGCGCGGCCGCGCAACGAGCGTGCCCAGGTGGCGCGCGCGCTGCGCAACGTCGTCTCGCTGCTGCGCGAGCGGCTGCAGGCGGTGAACCTGGAAGTCGAGCTCGACGATGCGCTGCATCCGGGCCAGGGCCCGGTGCCGCTCGATGCCTCGCTCGAATACGCCGACCTGGTGGCGATCTGCGAGGACCTGCGCCTCGAGCAGATCCTGATCAACCTGCTCGGCAACGCGCTCGACGCGGTGGCCGGGGTGGCGGCGCCGCGCATCCTGGTGAGCATCGAGGCGAATCCCGGCACGATCGTGATCACGGTGGCCGACAACGGACCGGGCGTGCCGCCCGAGCTGCTGCCGCGCCTGTTCGAGCCGTTCTTCACCACCAAGGAGATGGGGCGCGGGCTCGGCCTGGGTCTCGCGATCTCCTCCTCGATCGCCAGCGACGCGGGCGGCTCACTGCAGGCGCGCAATGCGCCCGAGGGCGGCGCGGTGTTCGTCTTGACGCTGCGCCGCGCCCGCACGCATCATCCGCAGAGTTTCGCGACCGGCCGCTGA